A section of the Alkalihalobacillus sp. LMS39 genome encodes:
- a CDS encoding AraC family transcriptional regulator encodes MQTLIYLPKSLPYLDLHVTQFGKEQCSPRHFHGPAMREYYLIHYVTKGEGLFKTENEVYHLKAGEGFIICPNVVSYYEASEENPWQYYWIGFNGLQAEAILAQAKLSVQNPIFIYNKTSHLSLLFEELIRFKEKEALTLELQSLRTLYTILSLLIETNHLSTSTTQKKNNLKELYVKKAIDFIEMNYANKISVEEISHFIGLDRSYLNSLFKSFVNSSIQEYLIQYRIRKACTLLHTTSLSIGDISRSVGYEDPLVFSKSFKKIQGVSPKHYRSDRNHNREEET; translated from the coding sequence ATGCAAACTTTAATCTACCTTCCGAAAAGTCTACCATACCTTGATTTGCACGTTACTCAATTTGGAAAAGAACAATGTTCACCTCGGCATTTCCATGGTCCTGCTATGAGGGAATATTATTTAATCCATTATGTAACGAAAGGAGAAGGGCTTTTCAAAACAGAAAATGAGGTTTATCATCTCAAGGCAGGAGAAGGTTTCATTATATGTCCTAATGTAGTTTCTTATTATGAAGCATCAGAAGAAAATCCATGGCAATATTATTGGATTGGCTTTAACGGGTTACAAGCTGAAGCCATTTTAGCCCAAGCAAAATTGTCAGTACAAAACCCTATCTTTATTTATAATAAAACGTCTCATTTATCCCTTTTATTTGAAGAACTCATTCGTTTTAAAGAAAAGGAAGCACTCACACTGGAATTACAAAGCTTACGTACGCTTTATACTATCCTCTCTCTATTAATAGAGACGAATCATTTATCGACTAGTACTACTCAAAAGAAAAATAATCTTAAAGAGCTTTACGTTAAAAAAGCCATTGATTTTATTGAAATGAATTATGCAAATAAAATATCAGTTGAAGAAATTTCACATTTTATTGGACTTGACCGGAGTTATCTTAACTCCTTATTTAAGTCCTTTGTTAATTCAAGCATTCAAGAGTATCTTATTCAATATCGCATTAGGAAAGCTTGCACTTTATTACATACAACTTCTCTTTCTATCGGTGACATCTCAAGGTCTGTTGGATACGAAGACCCGCTAGTATTCTCTAAGTCCTTCAAAAAAATACAAGGCGTTTCACCAAAACATTACCGTTCAGACCGAAATCATAATAGAGAAGAAGAGACGTGA
- a CDS encoding glycosyl hydrolase family 53, whose protein sequence is MKEFFIKGMTYGWNTTRGAYRSQEAVDSLKKLKETGSEWIALSFFTYQSSFSATDITFDYGFTMTDRDIEFAVKTAKDLGLKVCLKPVVNSKDGLWRARIGFPDDAIDYWDRWFTSYTNFLLHYAELAQELGCDMFCVGCEMINTESKTTYWKEVISKVRKVYNGPLIYNANHGKEDGVEWFSDVDIIGTSAYYPVASKAGDTEDTMIENWLKVKEKMVALHKKFNKPILFVEIGCRSAAGCATMPWDFEHTELPFCEEEQAAFYSSVLKVFWNEPWFAGFFWWDWSTKLYAKEEAHKNVGFDIYGKKAEQVLKQWYSKDVKIVKEEETA, encoded by the coding sequence TTGAAAGAATTTTTTATAAAAGGTATGACTTATGGTTGGAATACAACGCGTGGTGCATACAGATCACAAGAAGCGGTTGATTCTTTGAAAAAGTTAAAAGAAACTGGTAGTGAATGGATTGCATTATCCTTTTTTACTTATCAATCTTCTTTTTCAGCTACAGATATTACGTTTGATTATGGGTTTACGATGACGGACCGTGACATTGAATTTGCTGTAAAAACAGCGAAGGACTTAGGCTTAAAAGTTTGTCTAAAGCCAGTTGTTAATTCGAAAGATGGACTTTGGAGAGCAAGAATTGGTTTCCCTGATGATGCGATAGATTACTGGGATCGTTGGTTTACTTCTTATACAAACTTTTTACTCCATTATGCTGAACTTGCCCAAGAGCTAGGCTGTGACATGTTTTGTGTTGGTTGTGAAATGATTAATACAGAATCGAAGACGACATATTGGAAAGAAGTGATAAGTAAAGTTCGTAAAGTGTATAACGGACCGCTTATTTACAATGCGAATCATGGGAAAGAAGATGGAGTAGAGTGGTTTTCTGACGTTGATATTATTGGCACAAGTGCATATTATCCTGTTGCTTCTAAAGCCGGGGATACTGAGGATACAATGATTGAAAACTGGTTGAAAGTGAAAGAAAAAATGGTAGCATTACACAAAAAGTTTAATAAACCGATTTTATTTGTAGAAATAGGGTGTAGAAGTGCTGCTGGATGTGCGACAATGCCTTGGGATTTTGAACATACAGAACTTCCTTTTTGTGAAGAAGAACAAGCTGCTTTTTATAGTTCAGTTTTAAAAGTGTTTTGGAATGAGCCGTGGTTTGCTGGTTTTTTCTGGTGGGACTGGAGTACAAAGCTATATGCTAAAGAAGAAGCACATAAAAATGTAGGTTTTGATATATACGGAAAAAAGGCAGAGCAAGTGTTAAAGCAATGGTATAGCAAGGATGTAAAAATCGTAAAAGAAGAAGAGACGGCTTAG
- a CDS encoding carbohydrate ABC transporter permease, whose translation MKNPKYLLADIFKYGSLVIGVLIAVIPILVVLFASFKSPTEYATTGPLTPPQNWLNFENYSRAFFEGNMLLGFINTTIILVISIVSAIIIGTMIAYVLSRFKFWGSKVLIGLFLLAALIPAVTTQVATFQIINELGLFNTRWAVIIIFMSTDIIAVYIFLQFLDRVSISLDESAMLDGASYFTIYRKIILPQLKPAMATVFIIKGVAIYNDFYMPFLYMPKPELQVVSTALFRFQGPYGSQWEVICAGIIIVIIPTLIVFLALQKYIYNGFTEGSVK comes from the coding sequence ATGAAAAATCCCAAATATTTACTTGCTGATATTTTTAAGTATGGGTCATTGGTGATAGGTGTTCTTATCGCTGTCATTCCAATATTAGTGGTTCTTTTTGCATCGTTTAAATCACCAACAGAATATGCGACAACTGGTCCGCTAACACCACCACAAAATTGGTTGAACTTTGAAAATTATAGTCGAGCATTTTTTGAAGGGAATATGTTATTAGGCTTTATTAATACAACGATTATTCTCGTTATTTCCATCGTGTCTGCTATTATCATAGGAACGATGATTGCTTATGTATTAAGTCGATTTAAGTTTTGGGGAAGCAAAGTATTAATTGGATTATTTCTACTAGCTGCTTTAATTCCAGCTGTAACTACGCAAGTAGCAACATTCCAAATCATAAATGAGTTAGGTTTATTTAATACAAGATGGGCGGTCATTATTATCTTTATGAGTACAGATATTATAGCCGTGTATATCTTTTTACAGTTTCTTGACCGTGTCTCGATTTCTTTAGATGAATCTGCAATGCTAGATGGCGCTTCTTATTTCACTATCTATCGAAAAATTATTTTGCCACAACTTAAACCGGCAATGGCAACAGTCTTTATTATTAAAGGAGTTGCAATATACAATGACTTTTATATGCCATTTCTTTATATGCCAAAACCGGAATTACAAGTTGTGTCCACAGCTTTATTTAGGTTTCAAGGCCCATATGGCTCTCAGTGGGAAGTGATATGTGCGGGGATTATTATCGTTATTATTCCTACTTTGATTGTCTTTTTAGCGTTGCAAAAATACATTTACAATGGCTTTACAGAAGGTTCAGTCAAATAG
- a CDS encoding sugar ABC transporter permease gives MGSLSENELKSSHPKRKRFSLKNLNYKQQRILIIISFSAIPLLLLLTFSYLPLMNMVYYSFHKWNGISPTMTFVGLENYTQIFTRPEYFAVFTVSLYYFFATFIQMGLALYFATILTFNVRFKNFFKGVLFFPYLLNGVAIGFIFLFFFRPDGTLDAILGLFGLGEYAQLWLGNPDLINISLAGTSVWRYMGFNFIIFLGAIQSISGDIYEAADIDGANSWHKFRYIILPSIRRIVELNLILAVSGAISVFEIPYIMTGGANGSATFVIQTVDTAFKFNKVGLASAMGIVLLIIVVFITLLQRFLFKEKEA, from the coding sequence ATGGGGAGTCTATCAGAAAACGAACTGAAATCAAGTCATCCTAAACGAAAGCGATTCAGTTTGAAAAATCTAAACTATAAACAACAACGGATTTTGATTATCATAAGTTTTTCTGCTATACCATTGTTACTATTATTAACCTTTTCCTATTTACCATTAATGAATATGGTTTACTATAGCTTTCATAAGTGGAATGGAATTAGTCCTACAATGACGTTTGTTGGACTTGAGAATTATACGCAAATCTTTACTAGACCTGAATATTTTGCTGTTTTTACGGTCAGTTTATATTACTTTTTTGCCACATTTATTCAAATGGGTTTAGCACTTTATTTTGCAACAATTTTAACCTTTAATGTTCGATTTAAAAACTTTTTTAAAGGTGTTTTATTTTTTCCATATTTATTAAATGGTGTAGCGATTGGGTTTATCTTTTTATTCTTTTTTAGACCAGATGGTACACTTGATGCAATTTTAGGTTTATTTGGATTAGGAGAGTATGCACAACTTTGGCTCGGAAATCCAGATTTGATTAATATTTCCCTAGCAGGAACTTCTGTGTGGAGATATATGGGCTTTAACTTTATTATTTTTCTAGGGGCTATTCAATCTATTTCCGGAGATATATATGAAGCAGCCGATATTGACGGAGCTAATAGTTGGCATAAATTTAGATATATTATTCTCCCGAGTATTCGGAGAATCGTAGAATTAAACTTAATCTTGGCGGTCAGTGGTGCAATTAGTGTATTTGAAATCCCTTACATTATGACAGGTGGCGCGAACGGTAGTGCGACATTTGTTATACAAACTGTCGACACAGCCTTTAAGTTTAATAAAGTAGGGTTAGCATCAGCGATGGGGATTGTTTTATTAATCATTGTTGTGTTTATTACATTACTACAACGATTTCTGTTTAAAGAAAAGGAGGCCTAA
- a CDS encoding ABC transporter substrate-binding protein yields MSKFKKVRGWLLATIAVVSFTLVGCGGQGEEAVPELGEDGELTNVSPDEIEGELTVLIHRTDIVDTVFKEYAAQFNETYPNVKVSFEAITDYQGQVNIRMSTKEYGDVLMIPDNVPVEDLPHFFEPLGATEEMLEQYLFVDDMAYQGVTYGIPITINANGILYNKDVFEAAGVTDVPATPEAFLEALQAIKEKTDAIPLYTNYSAGWPLNQWEPNRTSIAGDADFPNQLIDIEHPFAEGQPHHTLYKVMYDVAEQGLIENDPLTTDWESSKQMMADGKVATMVLGSWAITQVQELASNPDSIGYMPFPYTQPDGTIYSAVAADFNIGINVNSANKDAARAWVDYFINESNYAVDQGGISPVVGEDYPETLASFDELGVEFISENPHREGEEGFLDMIDNESEVGLWVEGFKQRIIEAGIGNRAETFEEITNELNERWETGRTRVVD; encoded by the coding sequence ATGAGTAAATTTAAAAAAGTAAGAGGATGGTTATTGGCTACGATAGCGGTTGTATCTTTCACGTTAGTTGGATGTGGTGGACAAGGCGAAGAAGCAGTCCCAGAGCTTGGAGAAGATGGCGAATTAACGAATGTATCACCGGATGAAATTGAAGGTGAGCTAACGGTGTTAATTCATCGAACAGATATCGTCGATACGGTTTTTAAAGAATATGCGGCACAGTTTAATGAAACATACCCAAATGTAAAAGTTAGTTTTGAAGCGATTACAGATTATCAAGGGCAAGTGAATATTCGGATGAGTACAAAAGAATACGGGGATGTACTCATGATTCCTGATAATGTTCCAGTCGAAGATTTACCACATTTCTTTGAGCCGTTAGGAGCAACAGAAGAAATGTTAGAGCAATATTTATTTGTAGACGATATGGCGTATCAAGGTGTGACATACGGCATTCCGATAACAATCAATGCCAATGGGATTTTATATAACAAGGATGTATTTGAAGCGGCAGGTGTAACAGATGTACCAGCAACACCAGAAGCGTTCCTAGAAGCTTTACAAGCAATTAAGGAAAAAACAGATGCTATTCCTTTATACACAAATTATAGTGCAGGATGGCCATTAAATCAGTGGGAGCCAAACCGAACTTCAATTGCAGGCGATGCTGATTTTCCAAATCAATTAATAGATATTGAGCATCCTTTTGCAGAAGGTCAACCACATCACACATTATATAAAGTGATGTATGATGTGGCAGAGCAAGGACTGATTGAAAATGACCCATTAACAACAGATTGGGAATCTTCAAAACAAATGATGGCAGATGGCAAAGTGGCAACGATGGTATTAGGTTCTTGGGCAATAACGCAAGTTCAAGAGTTAGCCTCGAATCCAGATTCAATTGGATATATGCCGTTTCCTTATACACAGCCAGACGGAACGATTTATTCCGCGGTCGCTGCTGACTTTAATATCGGTATTAATGTCAATTCAGCAAATAAAGATGCGGCTCGAGCATGGGTAGACTATTTTATTAATGAATCAAATTATGCAGTAGACCAAGGTGGGATTTCTCCAGTTGTTGGGGAAGATTATCCTGAAACGCTTGCTTCATTTGATGAATTAGGGGTTGAATTCATTTCAGAAAATCCTCACCGCGAAGGGGAAGAAGGTTTCTTGGATATGATTGATAATGAATCAGAAGTAGGCTTATGGGTAGAAGGTTTTAAACAAAGAATCATTGAAGCTGGAATTGGAAATCGTGCAGAAACGTTTGAAGAGATTACAAATGAATTAAATGAAAGATGGGAAACTGGAAGAACAAGAGTAGTCGATTAA
- the manA gene encoding mannose-6-phosphate isomerase, class I, with protein MYSEPLFLKPIFKDRIWGGTALQEKFHYDIPSETTGECWAISGHKNGPSIIKNGPLAGKSLQYAWDQHRELFGHEQGEQFPLLVKILDANTDLSVQVHPNDDYALIHEQGELGKTECWYVIDCDEGAELILGHYAKTKEELCSLIEEGQWEQLLKKVPIQPGDFFYVPSGTVHAIGKGTLILETQQSSDTTYRVYDYDRIDENGQKRELHIKESIQVMSIPHEDFNVKPITRQNEGLLEKKLVGETYFTVFHGALHGEVEKETNGKFLLFSCISGDGEIKVDNKLFPFNKGSHFIIPSTVNEFKLSGKAQFIYSFSS; from the coding sequence ATGTATAGTGAGCCATTGTTTCTTAAGCCGATTTTTAAAGATCGTATATGGGGAGGAACAGCATTACAAGAGAAATTCCATTATGACATTCCATCTGAAACAACTGGAGAGTGTTGGGCGATATCAGGGCATAAAAACGGTCCTTCTATTATTAAAAACGGTCCTCTTGCAGGGAAGAGTCTCCAGTATGCTTGGGACCAACACCGTGAACTTTTTGGTCATGAGCAAGGAGAGCAATTCCCGTTACTCGTAAAAATACTAGATGCAAACACGGATTTATCTGTACAAGTTCATCCAAATGATGACTATGCGTTAATTCATGAGCAAGGAGAGCTAGGAAAAACAGAGTGTTGGTATGTCATTGATTGTGATGAAGGTGCCGAATTAATTTTAGGGCACTATGCGAAAACGAAAGAAGAGCTATGTTCATTAATTGAAGAAGGGCAATGGGAGCAATTATTAAAGAAAGTCCCGATTCAACCGGGTGACTTTTTTTATGTGCCTAGTGGGACAGTTCATGCGATCGGAAAAGGAACGTTAATTTTAGAAACGCAGCAAAGTTCAGATACAACATATCGAGTGTATGACTATGACAGAATAGATGAAAATGGACAAAAACGGGAGCTTCATATAAAAGAGTCCATTCAAGTGATGTCTATTCCGCATGAAGATTTCAATGTGAAACCAATAACTAGACAAAACGAAGGATTATTAGAAAAAAAACTTGTAGGAGAAACTTATTTTACTGTTTTTCATGGAGCGTTACATGGGGAAGTCGAAAAAGAGACGAATGGTAAGTTTCTTCTGTTCAGTTGTATTAGTGGGGATGGTGAGATTAAGGTAGATAATAAGTTATTTCCCTTTAATAAAGGAAGTCACTTTATTATCCCTTCGACAGTAAATGAATTTAAGTTAAGTGGAAAAGCACAGTTTATTTATTCATTTTCATCGTAG
- a CDS encoding 1,4-beta-xylanase — protein sequence MEYIKGMTWGWVGTRGEWKTEEAQQSMITMSEMAVNWTAIAFQGLQETAFSTEIDFKNAPVVTDDEVYWAINKAKELGLSVCLKPVVNCKDGTWRAHINFFDLDVPCEPKWSDWFASYEAFILHYAKIAEETNCEMFCIGCEMVQTDRKEMEWRALIKKVREVYSGLITYNCDKYQETEVKWWDAVDLISSSGYYPIGSWDEQCARIKPVIEKYNKPFFFMEAGCPSRNGSPDIPNDWNLNKGQVSEDAQQQYFEEMFRETSRHQWINGFMLWDWPAILYSKEAAAQNDDYCMYGKKAEKTVKAFYASK from the coding sequence ATGGAATATATTAAAGGGATGACATGGGGATGGGTAGGAACACGAGGAGAATGGAAAACAGAAGAAGCACAGCAATCGATGATCACGATGTCAGAAATGGCTGTTAATTGGACAGCTATCGCTTTTCAAGGATTGCAGGAAACGGCATTTTCTACAGAAATTGATTTTAAAAATGCCCCAGTTGTAACAGATGATGAAGTGTATTGGGCTATTAACAAAGCAAAGGAATTAGGTTTAAGCGTTTGTCTTAAGCCGGTTGTAAATTGCAAAGATGGTACATGGCGCGCTCACATTAATTTTTTTGATCTTGATGTTCCATGTGAGCCGAAGTGGTCAGACTGGTTTGCGAGTTATGAGGCTTTTATTTTACATTATGCTAAAATTGCTGAGGAAACGAATTGTGAAATGTTTTGTATTGGGTGTGAAATGGTACAAACGGACAGAAAAGAAATGGAGTGGCGGGCGTTAATTAAAAAAGTACGTGAAGTTTATTCAGGACTTATTACGTATAATTGTGATAAGTATCAAGAAACAGAAGTAAAGTGGTGGGATGCTGTTGATCTTATATCGTCAAGCGGCTATTATCCAATAGGGTCTTGGGACGAACAATGTGCGCGGATTAAACCGGTTATTGAGAAATATAATAAACCATTCTTTTTCATGGAAGCTGGATGTCCTAGTAGAAATGGCTCTCCAGACATTCCGAACGATTGGAATCTCAACAAAGGTCAAGTTAGTGAAGATGCACAACAACAATATTTTGAAGAGATGTTTCGTGAAACATCTAGACACCAATGGATTAACGGGTTTATGCTTTGGGATTGGCCTGCTATTCTTTATTCAAAAGAGGCAGCAGCCCAAAATGATGACTACTGTATGTATGGAAAAAAAGCAGAAAAAACAGTAAAGGCTTTTTATGCTTCCAAATAA
- a CDS encoding AGE family epimerase/isomerase encodes MTLNTLPTLYQEIEMELKENILPFWIEHTVDEINGGFYGFITNDLDVNKGAEKGCILNSRILWTYAKAYRTYGDERYLEMATHAFQYVKNVFWDKEYDGLYWMVDFKGVPVEDRKHIYNQAFGIYGLTEYYMATKEEESLKLAIKLYELIEKYSYDKENKGYFEAFTREWRTDEDLRLSGKDLNTPKSMNTHLHILEAYTNLYRVWKDEHFKEKVKELIVVTLEHIVSEEAQFKLFFDEKWNSKSDIISYGHDIEGSWLLYEAAEVLEDVELLMKVQNITIAMAKKVLEEGLDQDGSVINERENEHIDRDKIWWVQAEAMVGFFNAYQLTSDQAYVETVDRIWTFTKKYIIDQQNREWYWKREANLEISNLPKVEPWKCPYHNSRFCFEILARIKEMSK; translated from the coding sequence ATGACATTAAATACGCTACCTACCCTATATCAAGAGATTGAAATGGAACTAAAAGAAAATATTCTTCCTTTTTGGATAGAGCATACAGTCGACGAAATAAACGGTGGTTTTTATGGTTTCATTACGAACGATTTAGATGTGAACAAGGGTGCTGAAAAAGGTTGTATATTAAATTCTAGAATTTTATGGACTTATGCAAAAGCTTACCGGACATATGGTGACGAACGATATTTAGAAATGGCAACACATGCATTTCAATATGTAAAAAATGTTTTTTGGGATAAGGAATACGATGGCCTTTACTGGATGGTAGATTTCAAAGGAGTGCCAGTAGAAGATAGGAAACATATTTATAATCAAGCTTTTGGGATATATGGATTAACAGAGTATTATATGGCGACGAAAGAGGAAGAAAGCTTGAAACTAGCGATTAAGCTATATGAATTAATAGAAAAATATTCGTATGACAAAGAAAACAAAGGATATTTTGAAGCGTTCACACGCGAATGGCGGACTGATGAAGATTTACGATTAAGTGGAAAAGACTTAAATACGCCAAAATCAATGAATACGCATCTCCACATTTTAGAGGCGTATACAAACTTATATAGAGTGTGGAAAGATGAGCACTTTAAGGAAAAAGTGAAGGAATTAATCGTTGTAACGTTAGAGCATATTGTTTCTGAGGAAGCTCAATTTAAATTATTTTTTGATGAGAAATGGAATTCAAAATCAGACATTATTTCGTATGGTCATGACATCGAAGGGAGTTGGCTTTTGTACGAAGCAGCCGAAGTGCTTGAAGATGTGGAACTGCTAATGAAAGTACAAAATATTACCATTGCGATGGCAAAAAAGGTGTTAGAAGAAGGGCTAGATCAAGATGGAAGCGTGATAAATGAACGGGAAAATGAACATATCGATAGAGATAAAATCTGGTGGGTTCAAGCAGAAGCGATGGTAGGTTTTTTTAATGCCTATCAGCTAACATCCGATCAAGCCTATGTAGAAACAGTCGATCGAATATGGACGTTCACGAAAAAATATATCATTGATCAACAAAACAGGGAATGGTATTGGAAGCGTGAGGCGAATCTAGAAATTTCAAATTTGCCTAAAGTTGAACCGTGGAAATGTCCGTATCATAACAGTAGGTTTTGTTTTGAAATACTGGCAAGAATAAAAGAAATGTCAAAATAA
- a CDS encoding substrate-binding domain-containing protein, which translates to MKNNVTMRDIADKIGVSSVTVSKALNDKEGVSEELKQKIKDLAEEMGYRFNTVAKSMKEGYSYNIGIVIPERFIGEDQSFYLKFYQYITKMLEDYNYYGILQMLTEDDEKNLNLPRIYYENKVDGFIILGQISTEYIDLLTENGIPKVFLDFYTDHSEIDSIITDNFYAVYELTNYLIKSGHQDIAFVGNIHSTSSIQDRFLGYYKSLLEHKLTLKNDFIISDRDERGSYIDLIIPESLPTAFVCNCDQVAFNLINKLQALGVSVPEDCSVVGFDNDIYSTLSNPSLTTVQVDIEEMSKVAVKFIIGKIKNIDKNYGRVLVKGKIVHRDSVKSLYREEENGLISNL; encoded by the coding sequence ATGAAAAATAATGTAACGATGCGTGACATTGCAGATAAGATCGGAGTAAGTAGTGTTACGGTTTCAAAGGCTTTAAATGATAAAGAAGGAGTCAGTGAAGAACTAAAACAAAAGATTAAAGATTTGGCAGAGGAAATGGGATATCGCTTTAATACAGTGGCAAAGTCGATGAAAGAAGGATATTCCTATAATATAGGCATTGTCATTCCAGAGCGATTTATAGGTGAGGATCAATCCTTTTATTTAAAATTTTATCAATATATCACAAAAATGCTTGAGGATTATAATTACTATGGCATTCTTCAGATGTTAACGGAAGATGATGAAAAAAACTTAAATTTACCTCGAATATATTATGAAAATAAAGTTGATGGATTTATTATATTAGGACAAATAAGTACCGAGTATATTGATCTTCTAACAGAAAATGGAATACCAAAAGTGTTCTTAGATTTTTATACAGACCATTCAGAAATTGATTCGATTATTACGGATAATTTTTACGCGGTTTATGAGCTTACGAATTACTTAATAAAAAGCGGACACCAAGACATTGCTTTTGTCGGAAATATTCACTCAACGAGCAGTATCCAAGACCGATTTTTAGGATATTATAAATCGTTATTAGAACATAAACTCACATTAAAAAATGATTTTATCATTAGCGATCGAGATGAACGTGGAAGTTATATTGATTTAATTATACCAGAATCACTACCAACGGCTTTTGTTTGTAATTGTGACCAAGTTGCTTTTAATTTAATTAACAAACTCCAAGCGTTAGGTGTTTCTGTTCCAGAAGATTGTTCTGTCGTAGGGTTTGATAATGATATTTATTCAACTTTATCCAATCCATCCCTCACAACTGTACAAGTTGATATCGAGGAGATGTCAAAAGTTGCGGTAAAATTTATTATCGGTAAAATTAAAAATATCGATAAAAATTACGGCAGAGTGTTAGTAAAAGGAAAAATCGTCCATCGTGATTCAGTAAAATCACTATATAGAGAAGAAGAGAATGGTCTTATCTCCAACCTATAA
- a CDS encoding glycosidase encodes MIHKKYVELVNEQQKLIKRKNHINTEFYNGVYDRYQYPILTRHHVPIHWRFDLDETTNPHFMERLGINATFNAGAIYLEGKYYLVVRTEGVDRKSFFALAVSENGIDNFEFIDTPIVWDNPYEEETNIYDMRLVQHEDGWIYGIYCSESKDPEASEFDTSSAIAQAGLVRTKDLKVWERMPNIETPSPQQRNVVLHPEFINGKYAFYTRPQDGFISTGKGGGIAFGVCDDITNPVIQEEVIMDEKVYHTVYEVKNGQGPAPIKTDKGWIHIAHGVRNTAAGLRYVLYTFATSLAAPEKIIAKPGGHFIAPYDDERVGDVSNVIFCNGVIVNEENKVFIYYASSDTRMHVATTTIDKLVDYTFNTPEDQLCSIENAKQRKSLIERNLRLLGK; translated from the coding sequence ATGATTCATAAAAAATATGTTGAACTAGTAAACGAGCAACAAAAATTAATTAAAAGAAAAAACCACATAAATACTGAGTTTTATAATGGTGTTTATGACCGTTATCAATATCCTATCTTAACACGTCATCATGTACCAATTCATTGGCGCTTTGATTTGGATGAAACGACAAATCCACATTTTATGGAACGTTTAGGTATCAATGCTACTTTTAATGCAGGTGCCATTTACTTGGAGGGAAAATATTATTTAGTAGTTCGAACAGAGGGAGTAGATAGGAAGTCATTTTTTGCTCTCGCAGTTAGTGAGAATGGAATAGATAATTTTGAATTTATTGATACTCCAATTGTTTGGGATAATCCATACGAAGAAGAAACAAATATATATGATATGAGATTAGTCCAACATGAAGATGGATGGATTTATGGAATCTACTGTTCGGAAAGTAAAGATCCAGAAGCTTCAGAGTTTGATACTTCAAGTGCCATTGCACAAGCTGGGTTGGTTCGAACAAAAGATTTAAAGGTGTGGGAAAGAATGCCTAATATTGAAACACCTTCGCCACAACAACGAAATGTTGTCTTACACCCAGAATTTATTAATGGAAAATATGCGTTTTACACTCGACCTCAAGATGGATTCATTTCAACTGGAAAAGGTGGAGGGATAGCCTTTGGAGTTTGTGATGATATAACAAATCCAGTCATTCAAGAAGAAGTCATTATGGACGAGAAAGTATATCATACCGTTTATGAAGTGAAAAATGGACAAGGACCTGCTCCGATTAAGACAGATAAAGGCTGGATTCATATTGCACATGGAGTGAGAAATACGGCTGCTGGATTAAGATATGTATTATACACGTTTGCGACTAGTTTAGCAGCACCAGAGAAAATTATTGCCAAACCCGGTGGTCACTTTATTGCACCTTACGACGACGAGAGAGTGGGCGATGTTTCTAATGTTATTTTTTGTAATGGTGTTATCGTAAATGAAGAGAATAAGGTTTTTATTTATTATGCATCAAGTGATACGAGAATGCATGTTGCAACAACGACTATTGATAAATTAGTGGACTATACCTTTAATACACCGGAAGACCAACTTTGCTCGATTGAGAATGCAAAACAAAGAAAATCTTTAATCGAAAGGAACTTAAGATTACTTGGAAAGTAA